One Aegilops tauschii subsp. strangulata cultivar AL8/78 chromosome 7, Aet v6.0, whole genome shotgun sequence genomic window carries:
- the LOC109745701 gene encoding uncharacterized protein: MADSGEQNGNGHAPAAAGNTPVEPQQQQPAGADEAELVWKLRKYLVLMAILVAAITFQAGLAPPGGVWQESKKGRVASDIVMRSSYPRRYHVFFYCNTTAFGASLMVLILLLVRKVSRNPVWLRALQFAMILGLLGLMGAYAAGSCREVRTSVYIWVLLLGIFAYVTLHVVFFKHLAPERLRKFLSGVKKRWKGTLGHIFTSSKPDEKKASNAERVADEGVNSIKIEEPERNGSSEQVLAAAAAEEEEEKKKKEKEAADKKREEEVEHLERNRSSLLVLATLAATVTYVAGLSPPGGFLSDDNNNHIPGDPVLRDHYPRRFKAFFYCNATAFAGSLVIIIMLLSQTALDHVVKSNALRMCVLVSLFGLMGAYAAGSCREVHTSIYVFALVGAVFLYIIIKFIGPAVPKPGCVGNTITCLEEKWDKLLKKLKDFFMTPPEPDEQTQSKNGDIPNPDGADKDKDGLQKLRTYLLLLGILAATVTYQAGLNPPGGFWTDSSDEHTAGDPILEVISPKRYKAFFYCNATAFVASLVIIILLQSQQITLHAMKRNVLQTAMAVVLFGLMGAYVAGSSRKFSTSIYVFILVLLVFAYVALHTIYVPRILKAPVEKIIQDIEASMRECSQTLGSSELATEEKDLQKRRKFLMLLAILAASITYQTGISPPGGFWTDNNGHQAGNSVFRDEFRNRYRVFFYFNATAFMASLAVIMLLVSKRLCDRGLKCYALRACVLVDLISLMGAFAAGSCRKVSTSAYVILVIVAVFVYVMIQVMVLVYAKDKVNKLMVRMFKGQMASYRILEHQDTSKDRKRSTREHKWRKDLMMIGTLAITVTYQAGLLPPGGVWPDDRDGHFAGDPILHDTNLTRYKVFFYCNATAFMASMVMVSLLLNNTISKYKRSLLVMKTAMVLGLLGLLGAYAAGSCRKFKTSAYIFALIIAVIIYIVIHVLLSFDEVARLVKEKWEKWVGCLKNCFGCN, translated from the coding sequence ATGGCGGATTCCGGGGAGCAGAACGGCAATGGCCATGCCCCTGCAGCTGCCGGCAACACTCCCGTCGagccgcagcagcagcagccagcCGGCGCCGACGAGGCCGAGCTCGTGTGGAAGCTGAGGAAGTACCTGGTGCTGATGGCCATCCTCGTGGCGGCCATCACGTTCCAGGCGGGGCTGGCCCCGCCGGGCGGCGTCTGGCAGGAGAGCAAGAAGGGCCGCGTCGCCAGCGACATCGTGATGAGGTCCAGCTACCCCAGGCGGTACCACGTCTTCTTCTACTGCAACACGACGGCGTTCGGGGCCTCGCTCATGGTGCTCATACTGCTGCTGGTGAGGAAGGTGAGCCGGAATCCGGTCTGGCTCCGCGCGCTTCAGTTCGCCATGATCCTGGGCTTGCTGGGGCTCATGGGGGCCTACGCCGCTGGGAGCTGCAGGGAGGTGAGGACCTCTGTTTACATCTGGGTGTTACTCCTTGGCATCTTCGCCTATGTCACACTCCATGTGGTGTTCTTCAAGCACCTGGCACCTGAGCGGCTGCGAAAATTTCTATCCGGTGTCAAGAAACGTTGGAAGGGAACTCTGGGGCACATTTTCACGTCATCAAAACCAGATGAGAAAAAGGCTTCAAATGCAGAGAGGGTAGCCGATGAGGGGGTGAATTCAATCAAGATAGAAGAACCTGAAAGAAATGGCAGCTCCGAGCAGGTtcttgcagcagcagcagcagaagaagaagaagagaagaagaaaaaggagaaagAGGCTGCAGACAagaagagagaggaagaagtggAACATCTTGAAAGAAATCGCAGCTCCTTGCTGGTTCTTGCCACACTGGCAGCAACCGTGACTTATGTCGCAGGGCTAAGTCCTCCAGGTGGCTTCTTGTCTGATGATAACAATAACCACATTCCTGGTGACCCTGTGCTGCGAGATCACTACCCACGCCGATTCAAGGCCTTCTTCTATTGCAATGCCACTGCTTTTGCTGGATCactcgtcatcatcatcatgcTCCTCAGTCAAACAGCGTTGGATCATGTTGTCAAGTCAAATGCTCTGCGGATGTGTGTGCTAGTTAGCCTCTTTGGGCTTATGGGGGCATATGCTGCCGGAAGTTGCAGGGAGGTCCATACATCTATCTATGTCTTTGCACTTGTTGGCGCAGTCTTTCTCTACATCATCATTAAGTTTATTGGACCTGCTGTCCCCAAGCCAGGGTGTGTAGGAAACACCATCACATGTCTGGAAGAGAAGTGGGATAAACTGCTTAAGAAGCTGAAAGATTTCTTCATGACCCCGCCGGAACCTGACGAACAGACTCAATCAAAAAATGGCGACATTCCAAACCCTGATGGTGCTGATAAGGATAAGGATGGTCTACAGAAGTTGCGCACATACCTTCTATTGCTTGGCATCCTTGCTGCCACAGTCACCTACCAAGCTGGGCTGAATCCACCAGGAGGCTTTTGGACAGATAGTAGTGATGAGCATACTGCTGGTGATCCAATTTTGGAGGTCATCAGTCCCAAGCGCTACAAGGCATTCTTCTATTGCAACGCCACAGCATTCGTAGCCTCTTTGGTCATCATCATCCTGCTCCAGAGTCAGCAGATTACCCTTCATGCCATGAAGCGTAATGTACTGCAAACAGCGATGGCAGTGGTTCTCTTTGGTCTCATGGGAGCCTATGTTGCTGGAAGCAGCAGGAAGTTCTCAACATCCATTTATGTGTTCATCCTAGTCCTCCTGGTTTTTGCCTATGTGGCACTTCACACTATATATGTACCTCGCATTCTCAAGGCACCAGTGGAGAAGATAATACAGGATATAGAGGCATCCATGCGAGAATGCTCCCAAACTCTTGGTTCTTCTGAACTTGCTACCGAAGAAAAAGATTTGCAGAAGAGGCGCAAGTTTCTGATGTTGCtcgcaattctagcagcttctatCACATACCAAACTGGCATAAGCCCACCAGGTGGCTTTTGGACTGACAACAACGGCCACCAAGCAGGTAACTCAGTGTTTCGTGACGAGTTCCGAAACCGTTATAGGGTGTTCTTCTACTTCAATGCCACTGCTTTCATGGCGTCCCTGGCTGTTATTATGTTGCTTGTTAGCAAGAGGCTATGCGACAGAGGTCTGAAGTGCTATGCCCTGCGTGCATGTGTACTGGTTGATCTGATCAGCCTCATGGGTGCTTTTGCCGCCGGAAGCTGCAGAAAAGTGTCAACATCTGCCTATGTCATTCTTGTCATTGTTGCTGTGTTTGTTTATGTCATGATTCAAGTCATGGTTCTAGTATATGCAAAAGACAAGGTGAATAAACTGATGGTGCGGATGTTCAAAGGACAAATGGCCAGCTATAGAATTTTAGAGCACCAAGATACATCTAAGGATCGCAAGAGAAGCACACGGGAGCACAAATGGCGCAAAGATTTAATGATGATTGGGACTCTTGCAATCACTGTCACATACCAAGCCGGTCTGCTCCCGCCAGGAGGAGTTTGGCCTGATGACCGGGATGGCCATTTTGCAGGTGACCCAATCCTCCATGATACCAACTTAACACGGTACAAGGTATTCTTCTACTGCAACGCCACAGCATTCATGGCCTCAATGGTCATGGTCAGCCTCCTACTGAACAACACAATAAGCAAGTACAAGAGATCTCTTCTTGTTATGAAGACGGCAATGGTATTGGGATTGCTTGGTTTACTTGGGGCATATGCTGCGGGCAGCTGCAGGAAGTTTAAGACATCTGCGTACATTTTTGCACTCATCATTGCCGTGATCATCTACATCGTCATTCATGTCTTATTGTCATTTGACGAAGTGGCAAGGTTAGTGAAGGAGAAGTGGGAAAAGTGGGTGGGATGTCTGAAAAATTGCTTTGGTTGCAACTGA